One Chionomys nivalis chromosome 4, mChiNiv1.1, whole genome shotgun sequence genomic region harbors:
- the LOC130873690 gene encoding heterogeneous nuclear ribonucleoprotein A1-like, with the protein MSKSESSKDPEQLRKLFIGGLSFETTDESLRSHFEQWGTLTDCVVMRDPNTKRPRGFGFVTYATVEEVEAAMNARPHKVDGRVVEPKRAVSREDSQRPGAHLTVKKIFVGGIKEDTEEHHLRDYFKQYGKIEVIEVMTDRGSGKKRGFAFVTFDDHDCVDKIVIQKYHTVNGHNCEVRKALSKQEMASASSSQRGRRGSGNFGGGRGGGFGGNDNFGRGGNFSGRGGFGGSRGGSGYGGSGAGYNGFGNDGSSFGGGGSYNDFGNYNNQSSNFGTIKVGNFGGGSCGPCGDRGQYFAKPRNQGGYGGSSSSYGNGRRF; encoded by the coding sequence ATGTCTAAGTCAGAGTCTTCTAAGGACCCGGAACAGCTGCGGAAGCTCTTCATTGGAGGGCTGAGCTTCGAAACAACCGACGAGAGTCTGAGGAGCCATTTTGAGCAATGGGGAACACTCACGGACTGCGTGGTCATGAGAGATCCAAACACCAAGCGACCCAGGGGCTTTGGGTTTGTTACGTACGCCACTGTGGAGGAAGTGGAAGCCGCTATGAATGCAAGGCCCCATAAGGTGGATGGAAGAGTTGTGGAACCTAAGAGAGCTGTGTCAAGAGAGGATTCTCAGAGACCAGGTGCCCACTTAACCGTGAAAAAGATCTTTGTTGGTGGAATTAAAGAAGACACGGAAGAGCATCACCTGAGAGATTATTTCAAGCAGTATGGGAAAATTGAAGTGATTGAAGTCATGACTGACAGAGGCAGTGGGAAAaagagaggttttgcttttgtcacCTTTGATGACCATGACTGTGTGGACAAGATTGTTATTCAGAAATACCATACTGTGAACGGGCACAACTGTGAAGTAAGAAAAGCCCTATCCAAGCAAGAGATGGCTAGTGCTTCGTCCAGCCAAAGAGGTCGACGTGGTTCTGGAAACTTTGGTGGTGGTCGTGGAGGTGGTTTTGGCGGCAATGACAATTTTGGTCGTGGGGGAAACTTCAGTGGTCGTGGTGGCTTCGGTGGCAGCCGTGGTGGTAGTGGATATGGTGGCAGTGGGGCTGGCTATAATGGATTCGGTAATGATGGAAGCAGTTTCGGAGGTGGTGGAAGCTACAATGATTTTGGCAATTACAACAATCAGTCTTCAAATTTTGGAACAATAAAAGTAGGAAACTTTGGAGGCGGAAGCTGTGGCCCTTGTGGTGACAGAGGCCAGTACTTTGCTAAACCACGAAATCAAGGTGGCTATGGTGGTTCCAGCAGCAGCTATGGCAATGGCAGGAGGTTCTAA